A region of Arabidopsis thaliana chromosome 5, partial sequence DNA encodes the following proteins:
- a CDS encoding Cystatin/monellin superfamily protein (Cystatin/monellin superfamily protein; FUNCTIONS IN: cysteine-type endopeptidase inhibitor activity; INVOLVED IN: biological_process unknown; LOCATED IN: cell wall; EXPRESSED IN: 24 plant structures; EXPRESSED DURING: 15 growth stages; CONTAINS InterPro DOMAIN/s: Proteinase inhibitor I25, cystatin (InterPro:IPR000010), Proteinase inhibitor I25, cystatin, conserved region (InterPro:IPR020381); BEST Arabidopsis thaliana protein match is: Cystatin/monellin superfamily protein (TAIR:AT4G16500.1); Has 1807 Blast hits to 1807 proteins in 277 species: Archae - 0; Bacteria - 0; Metazoa - 736; Fungi - 347; Plants - 385; Viruses - 0; Other Eukaryotes - 339 (source: NCBI BLink).), with product MTSKVVFLLLLSLVVVLLPLYASAAARVGGWSPISNVTDPQVVEIGEFAVSEYNKRSESGLKFETVVSGETQVVSGTNYRLKVAANDGDGVSKNYLAIVWDKPWMKFRNLTSFEPANNGRFL from the coding sequence ATGACTAGTAAGGtcgtcttccttcttctcctctctctcgtCGTCGTCCTCCTCCCTCTCTACGCCTCTGCGGCTGCCCGCGTCGGTGGTTGGAGTCCCATCAGCAACGTTACGGACCCTCAAGTCGTAGAGATCGGTGAATTCGCGGTCTCCGAGTACAACAAACGGAGCGAATCGGGACTCAAGTTCGAGACGGTTGTTAGCGGCGAGACTCAGGTCGTATCTGGTACAAATTACCGTCTTAAGGTGGCGGCTAATGACGGCGACGGAGTGAGCAAGAACTACTTGGCAATCGTATGGGACAAGCCGTGGATGAAATTCAGAAATCTCACTTCCTTCGAGCCTGCCAATAATGGTCGCTTCCTTTAA
- the RABA5a gene encoding RAB GTPase homolog A5A (RAB GTPase homolog A5A (RABA5a); FUNCTIONS IN: GTP binding; INVOLVED IN: protein transport, small GTPase mediated signal transduction; LOCATED IN: plasma membrane; EXPRESSED IN: 25 plant structures; EXPRESSED DURING: 15 growth stages; CONTAINS InterPro DOMAIN/s: Ras GTPase (InterPro:IPR001806), Small GTP-binding protein (InterPro:IPR005225), Small GTPase (InterPro:IPR020851), Ras (InterPro:IPR013753), Ras small GTPase, Rab type (InterPro:IPR003579), Rab11-related (InterPro:IPR015595); BEST Arabidopsis thaliana protein match is: RAB GTPase homolog A5D (TAIR:AT2G31680.1); Has 1807 Blast hits to 1807 proteins in 277 species: Archae - 0; Bacteria - 0; Metazoa - 736; Fungi - 347; Plants - 385; Viruses - 0; Other Eukaryotes - 339 (source: NCBI BLink).) produces the protein MAFYSEDDKSEDYLFKIVLIGDSAVGKSNLLARFARDEFYPNSKSTIGVEFQTQKMDINGKEIKAQIWDTAGQERFRAVTSAYYRGAVGALLVYDISRRQTFHSIGRWLNELHTHSDMNVVTILVGNKSDLKDLREVSTAEGKALAEAQGLFFMETSALDSSNVAAAFETVVKEIYNILSRKVMSSQELNKQDPASLSNGKKVVIPSDGQGEFKKGGCCSS, from the exons ATGGCTTTCTACTCTGAAGACGACAAGAGCGAAGACTACCTCTTTAAGATTGTTCTAATCGGTGATTCTGCTGTCGGGAAATCAAATTTACTTGCCAGATTTGCGAGGGATGAGTTCTATCCCAATTCAAAGTCGACGATTGGAGTGGAGTTTCAGACACAGAAGATGGATATAAACgggaaggagatcaaagcacAGATATGGGACACAGCAGGTCAAGAACGTTTTAGAGCAGTCACTTCTGCATATTACCGAGGTGCAGTTGGAGCTCTTCTGGTTTACGATATCAGCAGACGGCAGACTTTTCACAGCATTGGTAGATGGCTCAACGAGCTACACA CACACTCTGATATGAATGTTGTGACGATCCTGGTGGGCAACAAGTCGGATCTGAAGGACTTGAGAGAAGTGTCAACAGCGGAAGGGAAGGCATTGGCTGAAGCACAAGGTCTTTTCTTCATGGAGACATCGGCTTTGGACTCATCAAACGTGGCAGCTGCATTTGAGACGGTTGTGAAGGAGATATACAACATACTGAGCAGGAAAGTGATGAGCTCACAGGAGCTAAACAAGCAAGACCCTGCTTCACTGAGCAATGGCAAGAAAGTTGTGATACCATCAGACGGGCAGGGCGAGTTCAAGAAAGGTGGATGTTGTTCTTCTTGA
- a CDS encoding Auxin-responsive family protein (Auxin-responsive family protein; CONTAINS InterPro DOMAIN/s: Cytochrome b561, eukaryote (InterPro:IPR004877), Uncharacterised conserved protein UCP037471 (InterPro:IPR017214), Protein of unknown function DUF568, DOMON-like (InterPro:IPR007613), DOMON related (InterPro:IPR005018), Cytochrome b561/ferric reductase transmembrane (InterPro:IPR006593); BEST Arabidopsis thaliana protein match is: Auxin-responsive family protein (TAIR:AT4G17280.1); Has 1807 Blast hits to 1807 proteins in 277 species: Archae - 0; Bacteria - 0; Metazoa - 736; Fungi - 347; Plants - 385; Viruses - 0; Other Eukaryotes - 339 (source: NCBI BLink).): MAISSNLLLCLSLFIFIITKSALAQKCSNYKFSTNRLFESCNDLPVLDSFLHYTYDSSSGNLQIAYRHTKLTPGKWVAWAVNPTSTGMVGAQAIVAYPQSDGTVRAYTSPISSYQTSLLEAELSFNVSQLSATYQNNEMVIYAILNLPLANGGIINTVWQDGSLSGNNPLPHPTSGNNVRSVSTLNLVSGASGSTSTGAGGASKLRKRNIHGILNGVSWGIMMPIGAIIARYLKVSKSADPAWFYLHVFCQSSAYIIGVAGWATGLKLGNESAGIQFTFHRAVGIALFCLATIQVFAMFLRPKPEHKYRVYWNIYHHTVGYSVIILAVVNVFKGLDILSPEKQWRNAYTAIIVVLGIVAVVLEGFTWYVVIKRGKAEASAKTSQRVGNDGRSLYV; encoded by the exons ATGGCCATATCCTCAAATCTTCtcctttgtctctctcttttcattttcatcatcaccaaatcCGCCTTGGCTCAGAAATGTTCCAACTACAAATTCTCCACCAACCGTCTCTTTGAGTCTTGCAACGACCTACCTGTTCTTGATTCCTTCCTCCACTACACTTACGATTCTTCTTCAGGCAATCTCCAAATCGCGTATCGCCACACAAAGCTCACCCCCGGGAAATGGGTGGCATGGGCCGTGAATCCCACATCTACTGGCATGGTCGGAGCTCAAGCCATTGTGGCTTATCCACAATCAGACGGCACCGTTAGGGCTTATACGTCACCCATCAGTAGCTACCAAACGAGTCTCCTAGAAGCTGAGCTGAGTTTCAACGTCTCTCAGTTGTCTGCCACTTACCAAAACAACGAGATGGTCATCTACGCAATTCTGAATCTTCCACTTGCGAATGGTGGAATCATTAACACTGTGTGGCAAGATGGGTCACTGTCAGGGAACAATCCTCTGCCTCATCCAACTTCTGGCAACAATGTTCGTTCTGTTTCTACTCTTAACCTTGTCTCTGGTGCATCTGGATCCACCTCTACCGGAGCAGGAGGAGCTTCCAAGCTACGCAAACGCAAC ATACATGGAATATTGAACGGTGTGAGCTGGGGTATAATGATGCCAATAGGAGCAATCATTGCTCGCTACTTGAAAGTCTCAAAATCAGCAGATCCTGCTTGGTTCTACCTTCATGTTTTCTGCCAGTCTTCTGCTTACATCATTGGTGTTGCCGGTTGGGCGACCGGTCTCAAACTGGGCAACGAATCAGCCGGGATTCAGTTTACCTTTCACCGTGCTGTTGGGATCGCTCTCTTCTGCCTCGCAACAATTCAG GTGTTTGCAATGTTTTTGAGACCCAAACCAGAGCACAAGTACAGAGTCTACTGGAACATTTATCACCACACTGTAGGCTATTCAGTGATCATTCTTGCGGTGGTAAACGTTTTTAAAGGACTAGACATCCTGAGCCCTGAGAAGCAGTGGAGAAACGCTTACACCGCCATAATCGTAGTACTAGGTATAGTCGCGGTTGTGCTCGAAGGGTTTACTTGGTATGTAGTCATAAAGAGAGGGAAAGCAGAGGCATCTGCGAAAACAAGTCAACGAGTAGGCAACGATGGTCGGTCTCTATACGTGTAG
- a CDS encoding Mo25 family protein (Mo25 family protein; FUNCTIONS IN: binding; INVOLVED IN: biological_process unknown; EXPRESSED IN: 24 plant structures; EXPRESSED DURING: 15 growth stages; CONTAINS InterPro DOMAIN/s: Mo25-like (InterPro:IPR013878), Armadillo-type fold (InterPro:IPR016024); BEST Arabidopsis thaliana protein match is: Mo25 family protein (TAIR:AT4G17270.1); Has 570 Blast hits to 568 proteins in 189 species: Archae - 0; Bacteria - 0; Metazoa - 216; Fungi - 142; Plants - 154; Viruses - 0; Other Eukaryotes - 58 (source: NCBI BLink).), which produces MKGLFKSKPRTPADLVRQTRDLLLFSDRSTSLPDLRDSKRDEKMAELSRNIRDMKSILYGNSEAEPVAEACAQLTQEFFKEDTLRLLITCLPKLNLETRKDATQVVANLQRQQVNSRLIASDYLEANIDLMDVLIEGFENTDMALHYGAMFRECIRHQIVAKYVLESDHVKKFFDYIQLPNFDIAADAAATFKELLTRHKSTVAEFLTKNEDWFFADYNSKLLESSNYITRRQAIKLLGDILLDRSNSAVMTKYVSSRDNLRILMNLLRESSKSIQIEAFHVFKLFAANQNKPADIVNILVANRSKLLRLLADLKPDKEDERFEADKSQVLREIAALEPRDLA; this is translated from the exons ATGAAAGGGCTTTTCAAGTCTAAGCCACGCACTCCTGCTGACCTTGTTCGACAAACCCGCgatctccttctcttctccgaTCGATCTACCTCTTTGCCTGACCTCCGAGATTCCAAACGCGACGAAAAG ATGGCGGAATTAAGCCGGAATATCCGTGACATGAAGTCGATTCTCTACGGGAACAGCGAAGCAGAGCCTGTGGCAGAAGCTTGTGCACAGTTGACTCAAGAATTCTTTAAAGAGGATACTCTACGTCTCTTGATTACTTGTCTCCCTAAACTTAACTTGGAG acgAGGAAAGATGCTACACAAGTTGTTGCAAATCTACAGAGGCAACAGGTTAATTCACGGTTGATTGCTTCTGATTATTTAGAAGCCAACATTGATCTCATGGATGTTTTGATTGAAGG CTTCGAGAACACAGACATGGCTTTACACTATGGTGCTATGTTTAGGGAGTGTATCCGTCATCAGATTGTGGCTAA ATATGTTTTGGAGTCTGACCATGTGAAGAAATTCTTTGATTACATACAGCTTCCAAATTTCGACATTGCTGCCGATGCTGCTGCTACTTTTAAG GAACTGCTGACAAGGCATAAGTCTACTGTTGCCGAGTTTCTCACCAAGAATGAAGACTGG TTTTTCGCAGACTACAACTCAAAGCTTCTTGAATCAAGTAATTATATAACCAGACGGCAAGCTATTAAG TTGTTGGGTGATATATTATTGGATCGATCAAATTCAGCTGTGATGACGAAATATGTGAGCTCGAGGGATAACTTGAGGATTCTCATGAATCTTCTAAGA GAGTCAAGCAAGAGTATCCAAATAGAAGCATTCCATGTCTTTAAG CTGTTTGCAGCGAACCAAAACAAGCCTGCGGATATAGTCAACATTCTGGTGGCCAACAGAAGCAAGCTTCTGAGATTGTTGGCTGATTTGAAACCAGACAAAG AGGATGAGAGGTTTGAAGCAGACAAAAGTCAGGTTTTGAGAGAAATCGCAGCCCTTGAACCTCGAGATCTTGCTTGA